TATGCTGCTTGTGGTACTTTGTATTTCGATGATGTTGCAAAGGTTATCTCTGCATCTCCATTGACCATTGCTGGTATGGTATTCTTCTTCAGTGGTTTGGGCTTCAAGATTTCTTTGGTTCCTTTCCACTTCTGGACAGCTGATTCATATCAGGGTGCTCCAACTACAGTTACAGGTTATCTCTCTGTAGTTTCTAAGGGTGCTGCTGCATTTACTCTCTGTGCTATCCTCATGAAGGTATTTGCTCCAATGGTAGAGTACTGGACAGTATTGCTTTACATTGTCATTGTACTTTCTATCACTATCGCCAACCTCTTTGCTATCCGTCAGAGTGACTTGAAGCGTTTCATGGCATTCTCTTCTATTTCTCAGGCAGGTTACATCATGTTGGCTGTGGTTGGTAACTCAGCAATGAGCGTGACCGCTCTGACATACTATGTATTGATTTATGTAGTTGCCAACTTGAGCGTGTTTACCATTATCTCATCTGTTGAGGAGCACAACAATGGTACAGTTATGATGGACAGCTACAACGGTTTGTACAAGACCAATCCACGTTTGGCATTCCTGATGACCTTGGCCTTGTTCTCATTGGGTGGTATTCCTCCATTTGCAGGTATGTTCTCAAAGTTCTTCGTGTTTATGGCAGCCGTTCAGGGTGCAGATATTCACACCACTCTTGGAGCATGGGCTTATGGCGTAGTATTCATCGCTTTGGTTAACACCGTATTGAGCTTGTACTACTACTTGCTTATCGTGAAGGCAATGTTTATCAAGCACAGCGATAATCCGCTGCCTACTTTCCAGAGCGCTTGCTCAACCAAGTTGGCGCTTGCTATTTGCACAGTAGGTATCGTAGCATTCGGTATCTGTTCATATGTATTCGATTGGATTTCTGTAGCAGCTAATGCATAACATCATTAAGGTATAGAATTCTTATCAAGAAGAAAATACTGATTTAATATAAAAAAGGATGGGGCTCCATGATAGAGTCTCATCCTTTTTTTGTATTTTTGCACCATGAAAAAGATTTTTAGATCATTACTATATATTATCATGATGCTGGGGTTGGCATTACTTCCCGACCTCTGGCTGTGGTTTGATGCTGTTTCTACTTGGCCTTTAGCTTTGGTAATAGCATGGTGGATACCATCAGCTTTGCTTCTTCTGGCAGAAACAGGACTGCAATTTGGCGTATATCATAGACTTTCAGTAAGGGTCCTTTTTACGATGATTCTTTTTTCTGTGATGCCAAAGATTGTTTATATCCTTTTGTCTCTATTTTTGCCTTGGTGGGTAGCCATTCTTCCTGCCTTGTTTATGATAGGGGGATTCATATTTGGTTTCACGAAGGGATGGAGAAAGTTGGAAGTGAAACAGATAACCTATTCGTCACCGGATTTACCTCCCTATTTTGATGGTTATAAGATACTGCATTTCACGGATTTTCATTTGGGTACTTTTCCCAAAGATACGGATTTCGTAGAAAAAGTGGTGGAATGTGCCAATAATGAAGATGTAGAACTGATGGTTTTTACAGGAGATTTAGTCAATAACTCTGCTACAGAAGTCGCTCCATATCTGGAAACATTAAAACAACTTCATGCTCCCGATGGAATCTATTCTGTATGGGGAAATCATGATTATTGTGAGTATGATAACAATCATACCATTGGAGCTTTGAAGCGAAACCGCAAAATGCTTTTCGGATTTCAGAAGGAGTTGGGCTGGACTCAGTTGATGAATGAGCATGTTACCTTATCGCATGGACTGGCAAGTATTGAGATAATAGGTGTAGAGAATGCAGGAAATCCACCTTTCTCTAATCGTGCCAACTTGAAAAAGGCAATGAAAGGAATCGTAGATAAGAAAGCTTTCAAAATACTGTTGACCCACGACCCACATCATTGGCGCAAGGAGGCTCTGAAGGCTGGCATACATCTTACCCTTTCCGGTCATACTCATGCTGGACAGATTCTCATAGGTAAATTGACACCAGCCCGTCTGGCTTTCAAGGAGTGGGGAGGTATTTATAGGCGGGGTGCCCAGATGCTCTATGTATCCGCAGGTATCGGTGGCTCTTTCCCTTTCCGTTTGGGAGCATGGCCTGAAATGACCGTCATCACATTGAAAAGAAAGTTATAAAATAGCGATTTCCTTTCAAAAAGTTTATCAATTGTTTGGAAGTTATTTAGAAAAACATTATTTTTGCATAAGAGTAGAGTTATATCATATAATTCAGTCAATTTAGGAGTTTTTAAAATCAAAGAGAAGATGAAAAGTTTAAAGAATCTTGCCCTTGTGGCAATGACATCATTGGTGTTGGCTTCCTGTGGAACCACCCAGCAAGTACCACTGACAGGTCGTACTCATCGTATTTCAGTTTCTGATGAGCAGGTGTTGAGCCTCTCTAATCAGGAATATACAAAGTATATGGCTTCGGCTAAAAAATCCACGAATGCTACTCAGACAGCTATGGTCAGAAGAGTAGGTCAGAGATTGGCAACTGCCGTAGAAACATATTTGAAGCAGAATGGTTTTGCTAATGACTTGAAGAATTATTCCTGGGAATTTAATCTGGTGAAAGATAATAGTGCCAATGCTTTCTGTATGCCTGGCGGTAAAATCGTAGTTTATGAAGGATTGCTCCCTTATACCCAGAACGAGACCTGTCTTGCCATTGTTCTTGGTCATGAAATTGCACATGCTGTGGCTAAACATAGTGCTGAGCAGTTGAGCAAGCAGCAGAATCAGCAGATTGGTACTAATATTTTAGGCAGTGTTCTGAATCAGGCTGTAGGAAGCGGTGTAGGTGATGTGGCCAGTGCTGTTGCCGGTCAGTATTTCTCATTCCGTAACTTAAAGTATTCCCGTGACAATGAGACTGAGGCTGATTATATGGGTCTGATTTTTGCAGCGATGGCTGGTTATGATCCTCAGCAGGCAATTCCTTTCTGGAAGCGCATGTCCAGCGGTTCAAGTTCAAACAAGAGTGATATCTTCAGTGATCACCCTTCTGATGCTAAGCGTATTGCTGCTTTGCAAAAAGAAATGCCTACAGCTTTGCAATATTATAAGGCCGCAACTCCTGCCGTTACTTCTGTTAAGACAGTCAGAGCTTCGCAATTGACAAAAAATAGAAAGACTGCAGCGAAGAAGACTACAACAAGAAGACGTTAGACAATATAAAAATACTAACCATTCAAAATCATTGAATCATGATAGACTATATTTCTCAAAATCTTTGGCTTTTCTGGACCATTATTACAGTAGTGTGTCTCATCATGGAACTCTCATCTGGTGATTTCTATGTTACTTGTTTCGCCCTTGGTGCTCTGGTAAGTATCTGCCTGGCAGTGGCAGGTTTGCCTTTCTGGGTGCAGGTTATTGCCTGGGCAGTCTGTTCGGTATTGAGTATTTGGCTCATACGCCCTCATCTGGTTCATGCCATCCATCAAGGAGCTGATGACAGGAAAAGCAATGCTGATGCCCTCTTGGGACAGGTGGGTGAAGTGACGCAAACCATTGTTGCCGGTGATTACGGAAGAGTGAAATTGGATGGTGACGACTGGAAAGCAGAGGCGCCATCTTCATCTGTGAACATCGAAGTGGGAACAAAGGTAAAGATAGTCGGAAGAGAGTCTATTATTCTGGAAGTTGAAAAGCTGTAAAAAGCAATTTTAGTCAATTTTCATTTATTATTAACTAATCAAAACATACAATTATGAGCATCGGTATCTACGTGTTAATTGTTATTGTGGTTCTTGCACTTATCATCGTCAAGAAGACCATTGTCATCATTCCTCAGAGTGAGACCAAGATTATAGAGCGTCTCGGTCGTTATTATGCGACTTTGAAACCAGGTATCAATATCATCATACCTTTTATCGATCATGCCAAGGATATCGTTTCCCAGCGCAACGGACGTTATACCTATAGTAATAGCATCGATTTGCGTGAGCAGGTTTATGATTTCGCCCGTCAGAATGTAATCACGAAGGATAATATTCAGATGCAGATTAATGCCCTCCTGTATTTCCAGATCGTAGATCCATTCAAGAGTGTGTATGAAATCAATAATTTGCCAAATGCTATCGAGAAGTTGACACAGACTACACTCCGTAATATTATAGGTGAGATGGAACTTGACCAGACTTTGACATCCCGAGATACCATCAATACCAAATTACGTTCTGTATTGGATGATGCTACCAATAAGTGGGGTATCAAGGTAAACCGTGTTGAGTTGCAGGATATTACTCCTCCAGAGAGTGTGCTCGTTGCCATGGAAAAGCAGATGCAGGCAGAACGAAACAAGCGTGCTACTATTCTGACTTCTGAAGGTGAAAAGGAAAAACAGCGTTTGCTTTCTGAAGGTGAGAAGGCAGCTATTGTCAACAAGGCTGAAGCTGCAAAACAGCAGGCTATCCTGAATGCCGAAGGTGAAGCTACTGCACGTATTCGCAAGGCAGAAGCCGAGGCGATTGCTATCCAGAAAATAACAGAGGCAGTAGGGCAGTGTACCAATCCAGCCAACTATCTCTTGGCACAGAAATATATTCAGATGATGCAGGAGGTTGCTGAAGGTAAGAACAATAAGGTGGTTTATTTGCCATACGAGGCCACAAACCTGTTGGGTTCAATTGGTGGAATCAAAGACCTCTTTAAGGGATAAAGCCCCTTTCCTCAGATAACTTATAATTTTATACTTTATATCAAGCAATACTGCGTTAAATTAATATTTAATCGTCTGTAAATCAATAACTTATATTAAGAAATGCTTATGAATACTTAGCTATAAAAAGTTGGTCAAGTCGCTGATTTTCAGTAACTTTGTAGATCACGACAAATACAATATTACATGAATACAGGACTTGACCTATATATGGATATCTTTAAAGATGCAGTTGAAGATTCGGCTGCAAAGTTAACAAAAAGTTTCGAGAAAATACTCATCGAGGTGATAATTTTGTTCATGGTAATACCAAGAAAGATAAATTTCACCCAAATGGGTAGGTATGGCTCGCATGTTGAGCAAACCTATCGCAACGCATTCGGCTTGAAAAAGTCGAAGTGCATTGACTGGCTCAAACTTAATGTCTCACTTGCCAAGCGCTTCTTTGGTAAACAGGGAAGATGGGCTATTGCCATTGATCCCAGCTACATCAGCAAAGCTGGCAAGAAGACTCCACATATCGGTCGTTTTTGGTCGGGATGTGCACAGTCTGTTAAACATGGTCTCGAAATCATGGGTATTGGTCTCGTTGATATCGATGCCAAAGACTGCATGATGTTAAGAGCCCACCAGTCGCTAAGTAATAAAGAACTGAGTCTCAGAAATAAGACTATGGTAGATTTCTATATCAGCGTCATTAAGCGTTATCGCAAGGAACTTCTTAAACTCTCAACCCTCATAGTTGCAGATGCTTACTTCTCTACAAGTACATTTGTTAATGGGATAAAGAAAGAAGGGTTCTCTTTGATAAGCCGCTTTCGTGACAATGCTTGTCTCTTTTATGTCTATGCAGGTCCACGTACAGGAAAACGTGGTCGCCCCAAGACCAAGGATGGCAAGATTGATATGAAGAATCTTGACCTCACTCGAATGGAGAAGATGGAGATGAAAGATATAGAAGGAACAGCTTATACTTTGATTGCCTATTCCAAGGCACTCAAGTGTAAAGTTAGACTTGTCATCTGGCAGATGCCGAATGGCAAGAAGAAACTATTCTTCTCTACAGACACCTCACTTTCGGGTGAAGAGGTACTTCTTTATTATAGAACTAGGTTCCAGATCGAATTTTGCTTTCGTGACGCCAAAGGCTATACTGGTCTTATGGACTGCCAAGCTCGCGATAAGTGGAAACTCGATTTTGCTTTCAATGCTTCGTTCACATCACTAAATGTTGCCAAGGTAACTATGAAGGAGATGGGAATGGAATATTCTATGTCTTCATTTAAGTCACTGATGACCAACATTTATCTAGTGAAACGAATTTTTAAAGCAAGTGGGTACACCCCGAACCGAACTTTAATTAGTAAGATTTTCAAAGATCTCTCGTGCTTACAGCGTATAGCTGCTTAGCACATTATTGAATTATTAACGAACTATTGATCAAGTAAAACTTTATGAAAAAGATTTGTATTGTAGCAGGAGCAAGACCAAATTTTATCAAGGTAGCTCCACTTATCAGAGCTATCGTATCTGCAAAAAACAGTGGTCATGATATCGGCTATCAACTGGTCTATACAGGAATGGAAGATGATCCTACGTTGGAAAATTCTCTGTTTGAAGACTTGGAGATAGCGAAGCCGGATGTTTATCTGGCTGTGGACTGTGAGAATCTGAATGAACTTACAGGTCATGTCATGGCTAAATTTGAAAAATATCTCCAGGAAAATCCTGCGGATGTGGTTGTCGTGGTGGATGACTTGGCTTCTACTATGGCAGTAGCCATCGTAACTAAGAAACAGGGCATTCAATTAGCTCATATCGCAGCGGGTACCCGTAGTTTCGATATATCGATGCCTAAGGAAATCAATCGTCTTGTCATTGATGGTCTCTCTGACATCCTCTTTACTGCAGGTATTTCAAACAACAGTATTGCCAATAAGGAAGGTGCTGAACTTTCCAAGGTATATATGGTAGGAAATATCCTTATCGATAACATCCGTTTCCTGAAGAACAAGATGTCTCGCCCATCACTGATGGATGAGCATGGATTGGAAGATGGGAAGTATCTTGTTTTGACCATCAACCGAAAAGTTTTGCTTGCCGATAGAGATAAGTTAAATGCCTTACTCTTTGTGATTGATGCGGAGGCGCGAAAGGCTGGTGTCAAGGTGATAGCTCCTTTGAGAGGTAAAGCTTTGGAGGCAGTACTGTCTTTCCAAACTCATCAGGCATTACATGATCACCATACAGGAATAGAGATTGTTTCTCCACAGGCTTATCTCGATTTCTGTTATCTCACAGCTCATGCTCAGGGTGTCATCAGCGATTCTGGTAATGTGGCAGAAGAGGCTACGTTTAATGGTGTTCCATGTATTACGCTCAATGACTATACAGAGCATATTGAGACGGTAAAAGTGGGAACCAATGAACTGGTAGGAGAAGATGCTGAGATACTTGCTGCCATGTTGCAGAAAATCTTCAAGGGCGAATGGAAGAAGGCTGGCATTCCTGACCGCTGGGATGGTCGTTCTGCAGAACGTATCCTTCAAATCCTTTGTGATTAAGTATAGAGATAAGTTATGTAGGTTTTACATCATTGATTTTCAAATCAATATGAACAAAAAAATAAGAGTGTGATGAAGTTTTTCATCACACTCTTATTTTTTTTGTCTTTATAATGAATTTTATATTACTGTTTGGAACGGTTTTCATTCGGGTTCGGATAATTGTATCTATCAAAATAATCCATTCCCTTATTATTATACCATACACCCTCCACATTGATTCCGATGGAGAAATTCTTGTTGACATTGTACTTCACGCCTGCACCTAAGACATTGGCTCCAGGCATTCCCATACCATATCCGAAAGGCATGGTTCCTCCCATTCCCCATAAACCGGGATAATAGCCTAATCCGTAGCCACCATATCTTCCATAACCATAGGGGCCATATCCAGCATAGCGATTGTAGAAGTTATCATAGTTGTTGCTGATGCTGAGTTGTCCATATACATAAGCTTCCCAATGCTCATTGAATTTATAGCCCATGATGGCATAAAGTCCAACGTCACGATAGCTGTCGCTTCCCCAGAAAGTATTGTTGAAATATCCGCCTCCTGCAATCCAGAGTTTTCCATCTTTAGAGAGAGGAGCCAGATAAGTGGCATTGATATTCTGCGAGAATCCGCCTTTATGAGGCAGGCCTTTTCCGAAAGTTGCAAATGCTGAAGCACCTAAGGAAACATTCAGTCCTTTGTGCAGACCATAGCCGTACTCCAATCCCTTGTTTTCATCTAAACTGCTTAGAGGAGATAAGTTGGATTTTTCTTCAGAGAAAGATTTCTGTTCTTCATTCCAAGAAGGTGAACTGACTGTATATTTCACGTTCTTCATTGGTTTTCCCTGATAAATCATCTTTTGACCGGCTTGCATGATGGTGTCACCAGGCAATAACCAGTCTGCTCTCGGACTATCTGCGCTGTGCAGTGGACCGAAAGTTAAGGTTTGTGCCTGTGCTTGAGCAATGCAGAAACCAAAGAGTGATATCAGAGTTATGATATATTTCTTCATATTCCGTACTTGTTTTATTCTGCAAACTTACAATTTTTTCTTGTATTTCTATCAGGCTTTAATATAAAACAACAAAAAATAGGCTTGCTTTACTTAAAAAACAAGCCTATTATATAATAATGTAAAAATCAGGAACTTTTCCGGACCTTTACTTTCCGTTTATCAGAAGAATTAGTAAGCGAACAGAGGATAGTCCTTCATTGTCTCATTTACTTTTTCGCGAACTCGAGCGATGACCTTTTCGTCCTCTGGGGCATTCAAAACTTCCTCGATAAGTTCAGCAATTAGGTGCATCATATCTTCCTTAGCACCACGAGTAGTCATGGCAGCTGTTCCGAGACGGATACCTGATGTCTGGAATGCAGAACGAGAGTCGAATGGAACCATGTTCTTATTGACAGTGATATCTGCTGCAACAAGTGCATTTTCAGCAACTTTACCTGTCAAGTCAGGATACTTAGAGCGCAGATCGACAAGCATAGAGTGGTTGTCTGTACCACCGCTGACAATACCGAATCCACGACCGATGAGGTCTTCTGCAAGTACAGCTGCGTTCTTCTTAACCTGAAGTGCATAATCTTTCCAAGATGGTTGCAGGTTCTCATTGAATGCAACTGCCTTGGCAGCGATGACATGCTCCAAAGGTCCACCTTGCTGTCCTGGGAATACGGCAGAGTTGAGCAACATACTCATCTTCTTCACCTCGCCCTTCTTGGTAGTCAGACCCCAAGGATTATCAAAATCTTTACCCATCAGGATGATACCACCACGAGGACCACGGAGAGTCTTGTGTGTAGTAGAAGTAACGATGTGGGCATACTTCAATGGATTATCCAACAAACCAGCTGCAATCAAACCAGCAGGGTGAGCCATATCAATCATCAGCAAGGCGCCTACCTCATCAGCAATTTTGCGCATGCGGGCATAATCCCACTCACGGCTATAGGCACTACCGCCACCGATGATCAACTTAGGTTTATGCTCAAGAGCCAATTTCTCCATTTCGTCGTAATCAACTCGGCCTGTCTCTTTGTTGAGGTTGTAACCGATAGGGTTGTAGAGAATACCAGAAGTATTGACGTGGCTGCCATGAGAAAGGTGACCACCGTGGTCGAGATTCAATCCCATGAAAGTATCGCCAGGTTTGAGGACAGCGAGCAGAACGGCAGCATTAGCCTGTGCTCCAGAGTGAGGCTGAACATTGGCATACTCAGCACCGAAGACTTTCTTGACACGCTCGATGGCAAGGTTCTCTACGATATCAACAACTTGGCAACCGCCATAGTAACGTTTGCCAGGGAGACCTTCTGCATACTTGTTGGTCAAGTATGAACCCATAGCTTTCATCACTTCTTCACTTACGAAATTCTCAGAAGCAATCAGCTCCATACCTTTCAACTGACGCTGATGCTCTCTCTCAATCAGGTCGAAAATCTCTTGATCTTTTTCCATTGGCTCTTATTGTTAAGTTCTGTATTTATGAATTGCGGATGCAAAAATAAGCATTTTTCTTCAATACTCCAAATAATATGGAAGAAAAAGAAGAAAAATGCTTTCAAATTGTTACTTACAAAGTTCTACCTTGCCTAATTGTTGCTCTTTATCGCAATAGTGGCAGCGGATAATTCCGAGTGCAGCATCTACTGTGTGGAAGATAGTTGCCATAGGCTCATTATTGGTGATACACTTAGGATTGTTGCATTTTACGATGCCTTTGAGTGTATCAGGAGTCTTCACGGTCTTTTTCTCCACGATTTCATAGTCCTTGATGATACTCAGACCAATGTTAGGAGCAACTACAGAGAGGCGGTTGATTTCCTCATCAGTGAAATACTTGTTGGCAACCTTGATGATTCCCTTTTTGCCGATTTTCTTGGAAGGCAAGTTGTAGCCGATAGTGACAGGAGTGTCCATCTTTTCCAACTGGAGCAGGTTGACAACCTGATAGGTCTTCTCGGCTGGTATGTGGTCGATTACGGTACCGTTTTCGATAGCCGCAACTACGAGTTGATTCTTATTGTTTCCCATAATTACATTAATCACTAAACATTAAACATTACTCAATCACGGTCTTGTCATTCTTGACGTCATCGAGTGTGATGCCGAGGCAGTGACAGAAGATGGCTTCTCGTGCATAGAGACCATTTTGAGCCTGCTGGATGTAGTATGCATGTGGGTCGTCATCCACATCGTATGCAATTTCATTCACGCGAGGCAGTGGGTGCATGATCTTCATGTTTTCCTTAGCCTTGCTGAGCATTTCGCGTTTGAGGATATATACGTTCTTTACTCTTTCGTATTCCATCAGATCACTGAAACGCTCCTTCTGTACACGTGTCATGTAGAGAATGTCGGCACCAGCGATGACATCCTCGTTGAAATCTTCGTGCTCCACATACTTAATGTTGTGCTGCTGGCAGTACAACTTATATTCCTGTGGCATAGCGAGTTCCTTAGGAGCGATAAAGTGGAATGTAGGATTGAAATGGCGCATGGCCGTGATGAGGGAGTGAACTGTACGTCCGTACTTCAGGTCGCCTACCAGATAAATATTGAGGTTCTCCAAAGTACCTTGTGTCTTGTAGATTGAGTAGAGGTCGAGCAAGCATTGTGATGGGTGCTCGTGGGCTCCGTCTCCGGCATTGACGATTGGCACAGGAGCAACTTCGCTTGCATATATGGCAGCACCTTCGATGAAGTGGCGCATAGCGATGACGTCAGCATAGTTGCTTACCATCAGGATGGTATCCTTGAGAGTCTCACCCTTTGTAGTGCTGGATGTCTTGGCATCAGAGAAACCAATGACACGTGCGCCAAGGCGGTTGGCTGCTGTCTGGAAACTGAGTTGGGTACGAGTGGATGGTTCGAAGAAAAGGGTTGCTACAACCTTTCCCTTCAACAGCTCCCTGTTAGGATGCTTTTCAAACTCTTGTGCCATTTCCAAGAGATACATGAGTTTCTCCTTGGAAAGGTCTGCAATCGTCACAAAATTATGTTTTTCCATTGTAAATTTGATTGAATTGTTTTGAAATCGCCTCCAAAGTTACATATATTTTTTGGTTTTTCATTCATTTCCTCTGAAAGTTTTAGGTTATTTTGCACATCGTCTTTCATTGTTATCATGTTTTTCTCTAATTCCTTTTCAAATCTCAAACTTTTTGTCTATCTTTGCACTCACATGACGAATCAAAACATAGCATCATGAAGATGGTGAATATGTTTACCTATTTATATATATAAGAGATAGGAAATATTCGGTAGATATTAACATCATAGAGTACAAGATAACTATGCCAAAAGCAACAGGTTCGATACATTATATAGAACACCGTTCTCCGATGAAAGACGAGACCGGCGAATATTTGATTCATCCTCAGTTCGTTTATAGCGATATTTATGATTTTAAGGATATGACAAAGGGAATGCGGCATCATCACCAGATGACGCCAGCCCAATTTGTGGCAGCCATCGAATCCATCAAGGACGAGACGATGTTGGCTCTCTCCCAAGGTATGGAAGTGAAGATAGGAAATATGCTTGTCATTCGTCCGAAGCTAAAGTTACGGGAACACAAGGATGAAAATGGTAATTATTATCACAAGGTTTATCATGAAGGTGAGCGCATACCTGCCAGTGAGGTAGTATGTTCCGGTTTTGAGGTGCGAACAACCAAGGAGTTTGACAAGGACTTTTTCATTGAGTATGATAGTAAATGCAGCCGTAGTCCTTGGAAAACAAAAGCTTTTGCGCAAGCCCCAGAGCAAGAATGGCTGGTTATCACCAATTATTGCAAGGAACATGGTTTTATAACAGTCAAGAACTTCCGTCTTTTGTTGGGCGTAGCAGACTATCATGCTCGCCAAGTGCTTGATGGTTATTGTGAAGGAGATTTTCCGAAGATGGTTCGCGAGAAGGTGGGTGCCACTTATTTGTATCGGGTAATAGGGGAGTGAAATTACGTGATTGTAGAGTAAAAAGGTATATTGTTTAAGAGTAATTACCAATACTTATGGGCTGAAACGTATGCTCTCAACCTTTAGTACATACGTAAAAAGAGTTTTTGACGGCTGTCAAAAACTCTTTTAGTTATTCTCGAAAGCTCTTTTGACGGTAGTGAAAAACTATCGGAACTTTACTTCTTTATGTGTGAACCTCTTCTGCTACGCTTGTGGCATATTGCTCAACGTCTGGAATCTTGTACGGGCGAAGTGTATGTGTGGTAGTGATGATGTCGTCTCCAAGAACGGTTGCCATTTTAGCGATAGAGGATAGTGTGAGATTATGCGTGCCGCTTAACCATCGGCTCACTTCTGTTTCTGTCTTGTTTAGGGCTTTAGCAAAATCACGTTGGGTCATGTTGCGTTCCTTCAGCAAGTCATACACTCTGTTGGCAATAGCTACACCAAAATCTACTTGCTTGTTTGTGTTTTCAGGAGTAGTCTTGCGGATAGAATCCATTATCTTATTTGTTTTCATATAATTTTTCAATTCCATATTGTTCACAAGTGTTCCAGTAAGCCTCTGTACATAGTTTATGGACTTGTTTGTTGTACTTATCTTCGTTTTGACTCTCAATCCAGTGAAAACGTACTTCTGCCAGGTGAGAAGAACATTCTCTATACAAATTGGCTTCTCGCTTAAAGCGAAATGCTGGGGGTAGTTCTTGAAGTTGATCTGCTGCATTGCAGTCTGGGCATCCTGATTAAGTTTCAATTCTATGAGGTCGAGATTGGTCTTGGTCAGGAGAACAATGCCAACTCTGCCTTTTGGGGTATGTACCTCCACATCTACAAGATAGTCAGTGAGCAAAGTTTAAATGAAGAATAACATCTTTTACCTCTTTGTTTGGAATGTCGAGGGTATAATAATTATACT
This is a stretch of genomic DNA from Segatella hominis. It encodes these proteins:
- a CDS encoding NADH-quinone oxidoreductase subunit N, with translation MNYSQFLNMIPEATLMVVLLITFFADFCSSKSADRKWFNPLVCLLMVAHIAINIFPTEATEAFGGMYTTGPAVGVLKTILALGTLIVLVQAKEWLSRKDTAFKEGEFYMLIISTLLGMNMMVSANHFLLFFLGLEMASVPMACLVAFDKYRHNSAEAGAKFILTATFSSGVMIYGISLLYAACGTLYFDDVAKVISASPLTIAGMVFFFSGLGFKISLVPFHFWTADSYQGAPTTVTGYLSVVSKGAAAFTLCAILMKVFAPMVEYWTVLLYIVIVLSITIANLFAIRQSDLKRFMAFSSISQAGYIMLAVVGNSAMSVTALTYYVLIYVVANLSVFTIISSVEEHNNGTVMMDSYNGLYKTNPRLAFLMTLALFSLGGIPPFAGMFSKFFVFMAAVQGADIHTTLGAWAYGVVFIALVNTVLSLYYYLLIVKAMFIKHSDNPLPTFQSACSTKLALAICTVGIVAFGICSYVFDWISVAANA
- a CDS encoding metallophosphoesterase, whose protein sequence is MKKIFRSLLYIIMMLGLALLPDLWLWFDAVSTWPLALVIAWWIPSALLLLAETGLQFGVYHRLSVRVLFTMILFSVMPKIVYILLSLFLPWWVAILPALFMIGGFIFGFTKGWRKLEVKQITYSSPDLPPYFDGYKILHFTDFHLGTFPKDTDFVEKVVECANNEDVELMVFTGDLVNNSATEVAPYLETLKQLHAPDGIYSVWGNHDYCEYDNNHTIGALKRNRKMLFGFQKELGWTQLMNEHVTLSHGLASIEIIGVENAGNPPFSNRANLKKAMKGIVDKKAFKILLTHDPHHWRKEALKAGIHLTLSGHTHAGQILIGKLTPARLAFKEWGGIYRRGAQMLYVSAGIGGSFPFRLGAWPEMTVITLKRKL
- a CDS encoding M48 family metallopeptidase, with product MKSLKNLALVAMTSLVLASCGTTQQVPLTGRTHRISVSDEQVLSLSNQEYTKYMASAKKSTNATQTAMVRRVGQRLATAVETYLKQNGFANDLKNYSWEFNLVKDNSANAFCMPGGKIVVYEGLLPYTQNETCLAIVLGHEIAHAVAKHSAEQLSKQQNQQIGTNILGSVLNQAVGSGVGDVASAVAGQYFSFRNLKYSRDNETEADYMGLIFAAMAGYDPQQAIPFWKRMSSGSSSNKSDIFSDHPSDAKRIAALQKEMPTALQYYKAATPAVTSVKTVRASQLTKNRKTAAKKTTTRRR
- a CDS encoding NfeD family protein — protein: MIDYISQNLWLFWTIITVVCLIMELSSGDFYVTCFALGALVSICLAVAGLPFWVQVIAWAVCSVLSIWLIRPHLVHAIHQGADDRKSNADALLGQVGEVTQTIVAGDYGRVKLDGDDWKAEAPSSSVNIEVGTKVKIVGRESIILEVEKL
- a CDS encoding SPFH domain-containing protein codes for the protein MSIGIYVLIVIVVLALIIVKKTIVIIPQSETKIIERLGRYYATLKPGINIIIPFIDHAKDIVSQRNGRYTYSNSIDLREQVYDFARQNVITKDNIQMQINALLYFQIVDPFKSVYEINNLPNAIEKLTQTTLRNIIGEMELDQTLTSRDTINTKLRSVLDDATNKWGIKVNRVELQDITPPESVLVAMEKQMQAERNKRATILTSEGEKEKQRLLSEGEKAAIVNKAEAAKQQAILNAEGEATARIRKAEAEAIAIQKITEAVGQCTNPANYLLAQKYIQMMQEVAEGKNNKVVYLPYEATNLLGSIGGIKDLFKG
- a CDS encoding transposase — its product is MNTGLDLYMDIFKDAVEDSAAKLTKSFEKILIEVIILFMVIPRKINFTQMGRYGSHVEQTYRNAFGLKKSKCIDWLKLNVSLAKRFFGKQGRWAIAIDPSYISKAGKKTPHIGRFWSGCAQSVKHGLEIMGIGLVDIDAKDCMMLRAHQSLSNKELSLRNKTMVDFYISVIKRYRKELLKLSTLIVADAYFSTSTFVNGIKKEGFSLISRFRDNACLFYVYAGPRTGKRGRPKTKDGKIDMKNLDLTRMEKMEMKDIEGTAYTLIAYSKALKCKVRLVIWQMPNGKKKLFFSTDTSLSGEEVLLYYRTRFQIEFCFRDAKGYTGLMDCQARDKWKLDFAFNASFTSLNVAKVTMKEMGMEYSMSSFKSLMTNIYLVKRIFKASGYTPNRTLISKIFKDLSCLQRIAA
- a CDS encoding UDP-N-acetyl glucosamine 2-epimerase, which gives rise to MKKICIVAGARPNFIKVAPLIRAIVSAKNSGHDIGYQLVYTGMEDDPTLENSLFEDLEIAKPDVYLAVDCENLNELTGHVMAKFEKYLQENPADVVVVVDDLASTMAVAIVTKKQGIQLAHIAAGTRSFDISMPKEINRLVIDGLSDILFTAGISNNSIANKEGAELSKVYMVGNILIDNIRFLKNKMSRPSLMDEHGLEDGKYLVLTINRKVLLADRDKLNALLFVIDAEARKAGVKVIAPLRGKALEAVLSFQTHQALHDHHTGIEIVSPQAYLDFCYLTAHAQGVISDSGNVAEEATFNGVPCITLNDYTEHIETVKVGTNELVGEDAEILAAMLQKIFKGEWKKAGIPDRWDGRSAERILQILCD